A stretch of the Eretmochelys imbricata isolate rEreImb1 chromosome 15, rEreImb1.hap1, whole genome shotgun sequence genome encodes the following:
- the ANKRD13A gene encoding ankyrin repeat domain-containing protein 13A isoform X1, whose translation MSSLGEASSKFPLHVLVWNNDYRQLDKELEGKDVDQRDPRGRTLLHLAVSLGYIESAKVLLRHKADVTKENAQGWTVLHEAVSTGDPEMAYLILQHRDYHQTSATLGGVPELLQKINETSDFYVEMKWEFTSWVPLVSRVCPNDICRIWKSGAKLRVDITLLGFENMSWERGKRSLIFKGEDTGGWAELIEINHDDKVVTTERFEISQQMKRLTLGSMTPERKEVERRLTSPIINTCLDTKNIAFERNTSGFWVWRTEKAEGVNGYEAKVYTANNVNVVTKIRTEHLTEEEKKRYKADRNPLESFLGTVEHEYGAQDLTTEYATMNNPTAITLEEYFDPKFDLKDRDIGRPKEVTIRTQKFKATLWMCEEFPLSLMEQVTPIIDLMARASAHFARLKDFITLEFPPGFPVKIEIPLFHVLNARITFENVNGCRTAEETSSQTAEGAQASKASSFEVDQSVFEIPKSYHTQHDGRNVRVQDEDNEIMQFAIQQSLLESSGNKEALGMHANGAVAYAQDFNIQYQRALQESFVMSSSTPHFSTPNESSSFDKDLQLAMELSVREQQEQEKRRREEEEEEFQQALQRSLTEK comes from the exons ATGAGCTCTTTAGGTGAGGCTAGTAGCAAATTTCCTCTGCACGTCTTAGTCTGGAATAATGACTACAGACAGCTGGATAAAGAGCTGGAAGGCAAG GATGTTGATCAGCGTGACCCACGGGGTCGGACCTTGCTGCACCTTGCTGTTTCCTTGGGATATATAGAGTCTGCCAAAGTCCTCCTTCGACACAAGGCAGATGTTACCAAAGAGAATGCACAGGGATGGACAG TTTTACATGAGGCTGTAAGCACAGGAGACCCGGAGATGGCATACCTGATACTGCAGCATCGAGACTACCACCAAACGTCTGCGACACTTGGAGGGGTTCCTGAATTACTCCAAAAAATTAATGAG ACTTCTGATTTTTATGTGGAAATGAAATGGGAATTCACTAGCTGGG TTCCACTCGTTTCCAGAGTGTGTCCAAATGATATCTGTCGCATCTGGAAAAGTGGAGCTAAGTTACGCGTTGATATCACGTTATTGGGCTTCGAAAATATGAGCTGGGAACGAGGGAAACGTAGCTTAATTTTCAAGGGAGAAG ATACTGGAGGCTGGGCAGAACTAATTGAGATAAACCATGATGACAAAGTTGTCACAACAGAGCGTTTTGAAATCTCCCAACAAATGAAGCGTCTGACTTTGGGCTCTATGACACCAGAAAGAAAGGAGGTAGAAAGACGCCTTACATCTCCAATTATTAATACGTGCCTTGATACTAAAAATATTGCTTTTGAAAG AAATACATCTGGATTTTGGGTATGGAGGACAGAGAAAGCAGAAGGTGTAAATGGTTATGAAGCAAAG GTCTATACGGCAAACAATGTGAATGTAGTCACAAAAATCCGAACAGAACACTTgacagaagaagagaaaaaaagatataAAG CTGACAGAAATCCACTGGAATCTTTTCTTGGTACTGTAGAGCATGAGTATGGTGCGCAG GACCTCACAACAGAGTATGCCACAATGAATAACCCTACAGCCATTACTCTGGAGGAATATTTTGACCCGAAGTTTGATCTGAAAGATAGGGACATAGGAAGACCCAAAGAAGTCACTATTAGAACACAGAA GTTTAAAGCAACCTTGTGGATGTGTGAAGAATTCCCCCTCTCTCTCATGGAGCAAGTCACTCCGATCATCGATCTGATGGCCAGAGCTAGTGCTCATTTTGCTAGACTTAAAGACTTCATCACTTTGGAATTTCCACCTGGATTTCCTGTCAAAATTG AAATTCCCTTGTTTCATGTGCTTAATGCTCgaattacatttgaaaatgttaatgGCTGCAGGACAGCTGAGGAAACTTCATCACAAACGGCTGAAGGTGCACAGG CTTCTAAAGCCTCTAGCTTTGAGGTCGACCAGTCTGTGTTTGAGATCCCCAAATCTTACCACACTCAGCATGATGGTAGAAATGTGCGTGTGCAAGATGAAGATAATGAAATAATGCAGTTTGCTATTCAGCAGAGTTTGTTGGAGTCCAGTGGGAATAAA GAAGCCTTAGGAATGCATGCCAATGGAGCAGTTGCTTATGCGCAGGACTTTAATATACAGTATCAAAG GGCACTTCAGGAGAGCTTTGTTATGAGttcaagtactcctcattttagCACCCCAAATGAGTCTTCCAGTTTTGATAAAGACTTACAGCTTGCTATGGAGTTGTCTGtcagagagcagcaggagcaggagaaAAGGCGTcgtgaagaggaggaagaagaatttCAACAAGCTTTGCAGCGCTCTCTCACAGAAAAATAG
- the ANKRD13A gene encoding ankyrin repeat domain-containing protein 13A isoform X4 translates to MAYLILQHRDYHQTSATLGGVPELLQKINETSDFYVEMKWEFTSWVPLVSRVCPNDICRIWKSGAKLRVDITLLGFENMSWERGKRSLIFKGEDTGGWAELIEINHDDKVVTTERFEISQQMKRLTLGSMTPERKEVERRLTSPIINTCLDTKNIAFERNTSGFWVWRTEKAEGVNGYEAKVYTANNVNVVTKIRTEHLTEEEKKRYKADRNPLESFLGTVEHEYGAQDLTTEYATMNNPTAITLEEYFDPKFDLKDRDIGRPKEVTIRTQKFKATLWMCEEFPLSLMEQVTPIIDLMARASAHFARLKDFITLEFPPGFPVKIEIPLFHVLNARITFENVNGCRTAEETSSQTAEGAQASKASSFEVDQSVFEIPKSYHTQHDGRNVRVQDEDNEIMQFAIQQSLLESSGNKEALGMHANGAVAYAQDFNIQYQRALQESFVMSSSTPHFSTPNESSSFDKDLQLAMELSVREQQEQEKRRREEEEEEFQQALQRSLTEK, encoded by the exons ATGGCATACCTGATACTGCAGCATCGAGACTACCACCAAACGTCTGCGACACTTGGAGGGGTTCCTGAATTACTCCAAAAAATTAATGAG ACTTCTGATTTTTATGTGGAAATGAAATGGGAATTCACTAGCTGGG TTCCACTCGTTTCCAGAGTGTGTCCAAATGATATCTGTCGCATCTGGAAAAGTGGAGCTAAGTTACGCGTTGATATCACGTTATTGGGCTTCGAAAATATGAGCTGGGAACGAGGGAAACGTAGCTTAATTTTCAAGGGAGAAG ATACTGGAGGCTGGGCAGAACTAATTGAGATAAACCATGATGACAAAGTTGTCACAACAGAGCGTTTTGAAATCTCCCAACAAATGAAGCGTCTGACTTTGGGCTCTATGACACCAGAAAGAAAGGAGGTAGAAAGACGCCTTACATCTCCAATTATTAATACGTGCCTTGATACTAAAAATATTGCTTTTGAAAG AAATACATCTGGATTTTGGGTATGGAGGACAGAGAAAGCAGAAGGTGTAAATGGTTATGAAGCAAAG GTCTATACGGCAAACAATGTGAATGTAGTCACAAAAATCCGAACAGAACACTTgacagaagaagagaaaaaaagatataAAG CTGACAGAAATCCACTGGAATCTTTTCTTGGTACTGTAGAGCATGAGTATGGTGCGCAG GACCTCACAACAGAGTATGCCACAATGAATAACCCTACAGCCATTACTCTGGAGGAATATTTTGACCCGAAGTTTGATCTGAAAGATAGGGACATAGGAAGACCCAAAGAAGTCACTATTAGAACACAGAA GTTTAAAGCAACCTTGTGGATGTGTGAAGAATTCCCCCTCTCTCTCATGGAGCAAGTCACTCCGATCATCGATCTGATGGCCAGAGCTAGTGCTCATTTTGCTAGACTTAAAGACTTCATCACTTTGGAATTTCCACCTGGATTTCCTGTCAAAATTG AAATTCCCTTGTTTCATGTGCTTAATGCTCgaattacatttgaaaatgttaatgGCTGCAGGACAGCTGAGGAAACTTCATCACAAACGGCTGAAGGTGCACAGG CTTCTAAAGCCTCTAGCTTTGAGGTCGACCAGTCTGTGTTTGAGATCCCCAAATCTTACCACACTCAGCATGATGGTAGAAATGTGCGTGTGCAAGATGAAGATAATGAAATAATGCAGTTTGCTATTCAGCAGAGTTTGTTGGAGTCCAGTGGGAATAAA GAAGCCTTAGGAATGCATGCCAATGGAGCAGTTGCTTATGCGCAGGACTTTAATATACAGTATCAAAG GGCACTTCAGGAGAGCTTTGTTATGAGttcaagtactcctcattttagCACCCCAAATGAGTCTTCCAGTTTTGATAAAGACTTACAGCTTGCTATGGAGTTGTCTGtcagagagcagcaggagcaggagaaAAGGCGTcgtgaagaggaggaagaagaatttCAACAAGCTTTGCAGCGCTCTCTCACAGAAAAATAG
- the ANKRD13A gene encoding ankyrin repeat domain-containing protein 13A isoform X3 — protein sequence MSSLGEASSKFPLHVLVWNNDYRQLDKELEGKDVDQRDPRGRTLLHLAVSLGYIESAKVLLRHKADVTKENAQGWTVLHEAVSTGDPEMAYLILQHRDYHQTSATLGGVPELLQKINEVYTANNVNVVTKIRTEHLTEEEKKRYKADRNPLESFLGTVEHEYGAQDLTTEYATMNNPTAITLEEYFDPKFDLKDRDIGRPKEVTIRTQKFKATLWMCEEFPLSLMEQVTPIIDLMARASAHFARLKDFITLEFPPGFPVKIEIPLFHVLNARITFENVNGCRTAEETSSQTAEGAQASKASSFEVDQSVFEIPKSYHTQHDGRNVRVQDEDNEIMQFAIQQSLLESSGNKEALGMHANGAVAYAQDFNIQYQRALQESFVMSSSTPHFSTPNESSSFDKDLQLAMELSVREQQEQEKRRREEEEEEFQQALQRSLTEK from the exons ATGAGCTCTTTAGGTGAGGCTAGTAGCAAATTTCCTCTGCACGTCTTAGTCTGGAATAATGACTACAGACAGCTGGATAAAGAGCTGGAAGGCAAG GATGTTGATCAGCGTGACCCACGGGGTCGGACCTTGCTGCACCTTGCTGTTTCCTTGGGATATATAGAGTCTGCCAAAGTCCTCCTTCGACACAAGGCAGATGTTACCAAAGAGAATGCACAGGGATGGACAG TTTTACATGAGGCTGTAAGCACAGGAGACCCGGAGATGGCATACCTGATACTGCAGCATCGAGACTACCACCAAACGTCTGCGACACTTGGAGGGGTTCCTGAATTACTCCAAAAAATTAATGAG GTCTATACGGCAAACAATGTGAATGTAGTCACAAAAATCCGAACAGAACACTTgacagaagaagagaaaaaaagatataAAG CTGACAGAAATCCACTGGAATCTTTTCTTGGTACTGTAGAGCATGAGTATGGTGCGCAG GACCTCACAACAGAGTATGCCACAATGAATAACCCTACAGCCATTACTCTGGAGGAATATTTTGACCCGAAGTTTGATCTGAAAGATAGGGACATAGGAAGACCCAAAGAAGTCACTATTAGAACACAGAA GTTTAAAGCAACCTTGTGGATGTGTGAAGAATTCCCCCTCTCTCTCATGGAGCAAGTCACTCCGATCATCGATCTGATGGCCAGAGCTAGTGCTCATTTTGCTAGACTTAAAGACTTCATCACTTTGGAATTTCCACCTGGATTTCCTGTCAAAATTG AAATTCCCTTGTTTCATGTGCTTAATGCTCgaattacatttgaaaatgttaatgGCTGCAGGACAGCTGAGGAAACTTCATCACAAACGGCTGAAGGTGCACAGG CTTCTAAAGCCTCTAGCTTTGAGGTCGACCAGTCTGTGTTTGAGATCCCCAAATCTTACCACACTCAGCATGATGGTAGAAATGTGCGTGTGCAAGATGAAGATAATGAAATAATGCAGTTTGCTATTCAGCAGAGTTTGTTGGAGTCCAGTGGGAATAAA GAAGCCTTAGGAATGCATGCCAATGGAGCAGTTGCTTATGCGCAGGACTTTAATATACAGTATCAAAG GGCACTTCAGGAGAGCTTTGTTATGAGttcaagtactcctcattttagCACCCCAAATGAGTCTTCCAGTTTTGATAAAGACTTACAGCTTGCTATGGAGTTGTCTGtcagagagcagcaggagcaggagaaAAGGCGTcgtgaagaggaggaagaagaatttCAACAAGCTTTGCAGCGCTCTCTCACAGAAAAATAG
- the ANKRD13A gene encoding ankyrin repeat domain-containing protein 13A isoform X2, with protein sequence MSSLGEASSKFPLHVLVWNNDYRQLDKELEGKDVDQRDPRGRTLLHLAVSLGYIESAKVLLRHKADVTKENAQGWTVLHEAVSTGDPEMAYLILQHRDYHQTSATLGGVPELLQKINETSDFYVEMKWEFTSWDTGGWAELIEINHDDKVVTTERFEISQQMKRLTLGSMTPERKEVERRLTSPIINTCLDTKNIAFERNTSGFWVWRTEKAEGVNGYEAKVYTANNVNVVTKIRTEHLTEEEKKRYKADRNPLESFLGTVEHEYGAQDLTTEYATMNNPTAITLEEYFDPKFDLKDRDIGRPKEVTIRTQKFKATLWMCEEFPLSLMEQVTPIIDLMARASAHFARLKDFITLEFPPGFPVKIEIPLFHVLNARITFENVNGCRTAEETSSQTAEGAQASKASSFEVDQSVFEIPKSYHTQHDGRNVRVQDEDNEIMQFAIQQSLLESSGNKEALGMHANGAVAYAQDFNIQYQRALQESFVMSSSTPHFSTPNESSSFDKDLQLAMELSVREQQEQEKRRREEEEEEFQQALQRSLTEK encoded by the exons ATGAGCTCTTTAGGTGAGGCTAGTAGCAAATTTCCTCTGCACGTCTTAGTCTGGAATAATGACTACAGACAGCTGGATAAAGAGCTGGAAGGCAAG GATGTTGATCAGCGTGACCCACGGGGTCGGACCTTGCTGCACCTTGCTGTTTCCTTGGGATATATAGAGTCTGCCAAAGTCCTCCTTCGACACAAGGCAGATGTTACCAAAGAGAATGCACAGGGATGGACAG TTTTACATGAGGCTGTAAGCACAGGAGACCCGGAGATGGCATACCTGATACTGCAGCATCGAGACTACCACCAAACGTCTGCGACACTTGGAGGGGTTCCTGAATTACTCCAAAAAATTAATGAG ACTTCTGATTTTTATGTGGAAATGAAATGGGAATTCACTAGCTGGG ATACTGGAGGCTGGGCAGAACTAATTGAGATAAACCATGATGACAAAGTTGTCACAACAGAGCGTTTTGAAATCTCCCAACAAATGAAGCGTCTGACTTTGGGCTCTATGACACCAGAAAGAAAGGAGGTAGAAAGACGCCTTACATCTCCAATTATTAATACGTGCCTTGATACTAAAAATATTGCTTTTGAAAG AAATACATCTGGATTTTGGGTATGGAGGACAGAGAAAGCAGAAGGTGTAAATGGTTATGAAGCAAAG GTCTATACGGCAAACAATGTGAATGTAGTCACAAAAATCCGAACAGAACACTTgacagaagaagagaaaaaaagatataAAG CTGACAGAAATCCACTGGAATCTTTTCTTGGTACTGTAGAGCATGAGTATGGTGCGCAG GACCTCACAACAGAGTATGCCACAATGAATAACCCTACAGCCATTACTCTGGAGGAATATTTTGACCCGAAGTTTGATCTGAAAGATAGGGACATAGGAAGACCCAAAGAAGTCACTATTAGAACACAGAA GTTTAAAGCAACCTTGTGGATGTGTGAAGAATTCCCCCTCTCTCTCATGGAGCAAGTCACTCCGATCATCGATCTGATGGCCAGAGCTAGTGCTCATTTTGCTAGACTTAAAGACTTCATCACTTTGGAATTTCCACCTGGATTTCCTGTCAAAATTG AAATTCCCTTGTTTCATGTGCTTAATGCTCgaattacatttgaaaatgttaatgGCTGCAGGACAGCTGAGGAAACTTCATCACAAACGGCTGAAGGTGCACAGG CTTCTAAAGCCTCTAGCTTTGAGGTCGACCAGTCTGTGTTTGAGATCCCCAAATCTTACCACACTCAGCATGATGGTAGAAATGTGCGTGTGCAAGATGAAGATAATGAAATAATGCAGTTTGCTATTCAGCAGAGTTTGTTGGAGTCCAGTGGGAATAAA GAAGCCTTAGGAATGCATGCCAATGGAGCAGTTGCTTATGCGCAGGACTTTAATATACAGTATCAAAG GGCACTTCAGGAGAGCTTTGTTATGAGttcaagtactcctcattttagCACCCCAAATGAGTCTTCCAGTTTTGATAAAGACTTACAGCTTGCTATGGAGTTGTCTGtcagagagcagcaggagcaggagaaAAGGCGTcgtgaagaggaggaagaagaatttCAACAAGCTTTGCAGCGCTCTCTCACAGAAAAATAG